A segment of the Methylomonas paludis genome:
CGTGTGATTATGGCCAATGGCGCATCAATTGCCGGTCATGTGCATATTGGTAATTTTGCTATCCTGGGTGGGTTTACCCTGGTGCATCAGTTTACTCAAATCGGTGAGTATAGTTTTTCGGCGATGGGCAGCGCCATTACCCAAGATATTCCGCCGTTTGTGATGGTAGGCGGCAGACCTACCCGGCCACACGGCATAAACTCGGTAGGCATGGAACGCAACGGAGTGCCGCCGGAAGTCATCAGACAAATCCGCAAGGCTTACAAAATTCTGTACAAAAGCAATCTACGCCTGGAAGATGCCATAGAAGAAATGGAAGACATGGCCGGTGAAAGCAATGAGCTTTCCAATATGGTGAGTTTTCTGCGTAACGTCACCCGAGGCATACTCCGATAAGCTTGCAACGCATTGCCGGCATTGATGAAGTAGGCCGGGGCTGTATTGTCGGCCCGGTTATGGCTGCGGCGGTAATTCTTGACCCTGCCAGACCGATAGCCGGACTTACCGATTCGAAAAAGCTCACCGCAAAAAAACGCCAGTTACTGGCAGAACAGATCAAAGCTAATGCCTTGGCCTGGGCAGTTGGCCGCGCAGAAGCCAGCGAGATAGACCGGCATAATATTTTACAGGCCACCATGATAGCAATGCAGCGTGCTTATGCGCAGTTGGCGATCAAACCGGATTACGTAATGGTGGACGGCAACCGCCTGCCTAAACTGGATAGACCGGGGGAAGCGGTTGTTCAAGGCGATTTGTTGATAGCGGAAATTTCGGCCGCCTCAATTTTAGCAAAAGTAGCACGCGATACCGAAATGCAAACCCTGGACAAACTCTATCCGGGCTATGATTTTGTGGTACATAAGGGCTATCCAACCGCAGTGCATTTGCAGAAACTGCAAACCCTGGGTGTGACGGCACAACATCGAAAGTCATTTGGGCCGGTGAAAAAATGGCTGCAGAATTAACGCAAATATAACTTATGCTATCGCAGTAGTGGCGGCCTACACTCTCGATTCCGCGCTGCTGCATCAAGACTACGCAGGATGCCCGTAAGCTTAACATCATCACCCTACTTTTAAATTCTTTTGCCCAATACCGAGATGCAGCCAAACTTTATCCATCTCAGAATTCATACCGAATTTTCCCTGCTTGACGGCATCGTCAGAATTAAGCCGCTGGTTGCCAAACTAGCTCAGTTTGGCATGCCCGCCGCCGCAGTTACCGAGCAAAGCAATATGTTTTCGCTGGTAAAGTTTTACAAGGCAGCGCAAGGTGCCGGCATCAAACCCCTGATTGGCGCGGATGTACTGATTTTCAATGAAGAAGAACCCAGCGCCCCTTTCCGGCTGACTTTACTGGCACGCAATCAAAAAGGTTATATCACCCTGACCGAACTGATTTCTCAAGGCTATCAGCATGGCCAACATCAGGGCATCCCTATGCTGCAAAAAAGCTGGCTGGCCGCCAACCATCAAGGACTGATTGCTTTATCCGGAGCCATGGAGGGCGATGTGGGCGTAGCCTTACTGGCCGACAACCTTGCTCAGGCCAAACTTTGCGCCGAATTTTGGCAAAACTTATTTCCAGACAGTTTTTATATTGAATTACAGCGAGTAGGTAAAGCAGATGAAGAACGTTATCTAAAACAAGTCATAGCGCTGGCAACAGAATTGACACTGCCGGTCGTGGCAACCAATGATGTACGCTTTATCAATAAAACCGATTTTGACGCCCATGAAGTGCGGGTATGTATCAACCAGGGCCGCGTCATGGACGACAGCCGTCGCCCCCGCAATTATACCGATCAGCAATATTTACGCACAGCCCAAGAAATGGCCGAGTTATTTACCGATATCCCCGAAGCATTGGCAAACAGCGTGGAGATTGCCAAACGCTGTAATGTAGAATTAACCCTGGGCGAAAATTATCTACCCGACTTTCCAGTGCCTGAGGGAATGACGCTGGACAGTTACTTTAAAGAAGCTTCCCGGCAGGGCCTGGAAGAACGCCTGCAGCAATACGCACCGATAGGCAAAGGCAGTTTTACCGAAAACCGCCTAGTGTATGACGAACGCCTGGAAACCGAATTAACCGTGATCACCCAGATGGGGTTTTCCGGCTATTTTATGATCGTAGCAGACTTTATCCAATGGGCAAAAAAAAATGCCATCCCAGTGGGGCCGGGCCGGGGTTCCGGCGCCGGGTCGCTAGTGGCTTATGCGCTAAAAATCACCGATCTTGATCCGATAGAATTCGACCTGCTATTTGAGCGCTTTCTTAACCCCGAACGGGTATCCATGCCGGATTTTGATATCGACTTTTGCATGGAACGCCGGGATGAAGTCATTGATTATGTGGCCGAGCATTATGGCCGCGACCATGTTTCCCAGATTATTACCTATGGTTCAATGGCGGCAAAAGCGGTAATCCGCGACGTGGGCCGGGTAATGTCAATGTCCTACGGTTTCGTGGACAGACTAGCCAAATTGATACCATTCGAAATCGGCATGACCCTGGAAAAAGCTTTGCGGGACAGCCCCGAACTAAAAGCCCTGTATGACAGCGAAGAGGATGTTAAATCGCTGATTGATATGGCCCGCTCACTGGAAGGCATCTCCCGAAATGCCGGCAAACATGCCGGCGGCGTGGTTATCTCCCCCACCAAACTAACAGACTTTAGCCCCTTGTACTGTGAACAAGGCGGCGGCAACCTAGTTACCCAATTTGACAAAGATGACGTGGAAGCAGTGGGCCTGGTCAAGTTTGACTTTCTAGGCTTACGCACCCTAACCATAATCGATTGGGCGCTGCAAACCATCAACCAACAACGCGCCCAGCGCAACGAAGCCCCGGTCGACATCAGCCAAATTCCCCGTGACGATGCCGCCAGTTATGAGTTATTAAAAAAAGCCCAGACCACCGCCGTTTTCCAGCTAGAGTCGCGCGGCATGAAAGAACTGATCAAAAAACTAAAGCCGGACTGTTTTGATGACATTATTGCCCTAGTGGCATTATTCCGTCCCGGCCCACTGGAATCGGGCATGGTGGACGATTACATCAACGTTAAACACGGCGCCAAAGCCGAATACGC
Coding sequences within it:
- the lpxA gene encoding acyl-ACP--UDP-N-acetylglucosamine O-acyltransferase, which translates into the protein MIDPRAVIHKNAELASDVKVGPFSIIGADVQIDSGTEIGPHAVIKGPTSIGKDNVIYQFTSIGEDPQDKKYDDEITSLEIGDRNVIREFCTMHRGTQQDKGVTTIGSDNLFMAYTHVAHDCLIGNRVIMANGASIAGHVHIGNFAILGGFTLVHQFTQIGEYSFSAMGSAITQDIPPFVMVGGRPTRPHGINSVGMERNGVPPEVIRQIRKAYKILYKSNLRLEDAIEEMEDMAGESNELSNMVSFLRNVTRGILR
- the rnhB gene encoding ribonuclease HII, translated to MQRIAGIDEVGRGCIVGPVMAAAVILDPARPIAGLTDSKKLTAKKRQLLAEQIKANALAWAVGRAEASEIDRHNILQATMIAMQRAYAQLAIKPDYVMVDGNRLPKLDRPGEAVVQGDLLIAEISAASILAKVARDTEMQTLDKLYPGYDFVVHKGYPTAVHLQKLQTLGVTAQHRKSFGPVKKWLQN
- the dnaE gene encoding DNA polymerase III subunit alpha, with the protein product MQPNFIHLRIHTEFSLLDGIVRIKPLVAKLAQFGMPAAAVTEQSNMFSLVKFYKAAQGAGIKPLIGADVLIFNEEEPSAPFRLTLLARNQKGYITLTELISQGYQHGQHQGIPMLQKSWLAANHQGLIALSGAMEGDVGVALLADNLAQAKLCAEFWQNLFPDSFYIELQRVGKADEERYLKQVIALATELTLPVVATNDVRFINKTDFDAHEVRVCINQGRVMDDSRRPRNYTDQQYLRTAQEMAELFTDIPEALANSVEIAKRCNVELTLGENYLPDFPVPEGMTLDSYFKEASRQGLEERLQQYAPIGKGSFTENRLVYDERLETELTVITQMGFSGYFMIVADFIQWAKKNAIPVGPGRGSGAGSLVAYALKITDLDPIEFDLLFERFLNPERVSMPDFDIDFCMERRDEVIDYVAEHYGRDHVSQIITYGSMAAKAVIRDVGRVMSMSYGFVDRLAKLIPFEIGMTLEKALRDSPELKALYDSEEDVKSLIDMARSLEGISRNAGKHAGGVVISPTKLTDFSPLYCEQGGGNLVTQFDKDDVEAVGLVKFDFLGLRTLTIIDWALQTINQQRAQRNEAPVDISQIPRDDAASYELLKKAQTTAVFQLESRGMKELIKKLKPDCFDDIIALVALFRPGPLESGMVDDYINVKHGAKAEYAHPLLIPILSPTNGVILYQEQVMQIAREMAGYTLGGADMLRRAMGKKKPEEMAKQREIFTQGAVKNDIAESIASYIFDLMEKFAGYGFNKSHSAAYALVAYQTAWLKAHYPAAFMAAVMSSDMDNTDKVVVLIEECREMKLEICPPDLNVSAYRFTVNTKNQIVYGMGAIKGVGEAAIEDLLEERKHNGLFSGLYDLCKRVDLRKVNRRVLEALIRAGALDGINPNRAAHLAELTTALRVAEQHGKMAEAGQNDLFGLAVQVEVSDGENEAYSSFVEPWTEKEKLDGEKQTLGLFLTGHPINEYLPELKHITYGSLGSLQADAERSRGKMEGRYAGMIVDMRTRQTKQGKMMGFATLDDRSGRLEVAAYSEVYNKYRDLLNKDMLLVAEGSLGFDDFTNSLRLTADKLYSIDQAREVFARGLVLRWHHAEWPAERPFSDELLAILQPFAGGMCPVSIDYTTPTAKAILQLGDEWRVRPCDELLIKLRRFLAAENVELRYTNKL